The Cohnella abietis genome has a segment encoding these proteins:
- a CDS encoding DUF1657 domain-containing protein, translating to MTVASDVKTCVASLKSAQASLEQFALATQNQEAKTLFTNCAGQTQQIVQQVETRVQQLENEEPQYKGF from the coding sequence TTGACAGTAGCATCTGATGTAAAAACATGTGTTGCCTCACTTAAGAGCGCTCAAGCAAGTCTTGAGCAATTCGCCCTGGCCACTCAAAACCAAGAAGCTAAAACTCTCTTCACAAATTGCGCAGGACAGACTCAACAAATTGTCCAGCAGGTGGAAACCCGGGTACAACAATTAGAAAACGAAGAACCGCAATATAAAGGCTTCTAA
- a CDS encoding DUF421 domain-containing protein: MPDWIEVALRTLLAVVVLFIVTKVLGKRQVSQMSLFEYITGITLGSIVAYISLDLNTNLHLGIVAVGVWALFSLGIEFLQLKSKKMRDFFESKGTVLIKDGKVLEDNLKKERLTTDELMEQLRKKMAFKVADVEFAIIEPSGDINVLLTRENQPLTPKHLGIKVGPEQEPQAVIMDGKIMDEPLATIGLSRQWLNTELEKLGVTAENVYLGQVDTYGEFYVDLYDDQLKVAKPQEKEKLFATLKKCEADLMLFGLTTRNEKAKKMYEQCAIEMQTIIKEVTPILHR; the protein is encoded by the coding sequence GTGCCTGATTGGATTGAAGTGGCTTTACGAACGTTATTGGCAGTTGTTGTGCTCTTCATAGTTACGAAGGTTTTAGGGAAAAGGCAAGTATCACAGATGTCTCTTTTTGAATATATTACCGGAATTACACTCGGGAGCATTGTTGCCTACATCTCATTGGACTTAAATACGAATTTGCATCTTGGGATCGTAGCAGTAGGCGTGTGGGCGCTCTTCTCACTCGGGATTGAATTTCTCCAACTCAAAAGTAAGAAAATGAGAGATTTTTTTGAAAGCAAAGGAACTGTTCTAATTAAAGATGGAAAAGTGCTTGAAGATAATCTAAAAAAGGAAAGACTCACAACAGATGAGCTCATGGAACAGCTACGCAAGAAAATGGCGTTTAAGGTAGCGGATGTGGAGTTCGCGATCATTGAACCAAGCGGAGATATTAATGTACTGCTTACGAGAGAAAATCAACCGCTGACTCCGAAGCATCTAGGAATCAAGGTTGGACCAGAGCAGGAGCCTCAAGCGGTTATTATGGATGGAAAAATAATGGACGAGCCCTTGGCAACAATTGGATTAAGCCGACAGTGGTTGAATACGGAGTTGGAGAAGCTTGGTGTTACTGCGGAGAATGTGTACCTTGGGCAGGTCGACACATACGGCGAATTTTATGTGGATTTGTATGATGATCAGTTAAAGGTGGCTAAGCCGCAGGAAAAGGAAAAGTTATTTGCAACGTTAAAAAAATGCGAAGCAGATCTTATGTTATTCGGACTGACCACAAGAAATGAGAAAGCAAAAAAGATGTATGAGCAATGTGCAATTGAGATGCAAACAATCATTAAAGAGGTTACGCCAATTCTTCATCGATAA